ACAGGCGGATCGAATCTAGTTGAGATAAACACATGTTCGGAATGGGGAAACGCAACCAAATCGACGTGCGATGTGCGATGACAAGACTCATCAATCAAACGCTCGACTATTCCACAATGATTGCAACCGAGGAGGAACAACCACAGAACCGTTCCGAATCGCGACTACGTCGCACGCTGCCAGTCATCGTGATTCCCTGCGATCCAGCCAAAGACGACGAATCTCCCGACATTCAATTCGGGTTCACCATCGATGTCTCCTGTTATGGGCTGTCGGTGCTATTGCCGCAGACCGTCCACCTGGAAGAAGCGGTGCTGTTGATCGGAGATCCCACCCATCGCAAAGTCATGCGGGGAACCTGCCGCTACCGAAAGCCGCTGGGAATGGGAACCTGCCAATACGGAATCCAGTTGGACGAGGTATTGAAAGATCACGATTACGCGCCATTGCTGGAATATGTCGCAGCCTTGGAATCCAAGTCGGAACAACTGCTCAAACACAGCACCAACTTCGTTTCCCCCGACGCCTGCGCGACGGGATAACGACCGCGACACGACATCACCTGGCGGCTACGCCTTTTTGGTTTCGACAGGCTTTCGGCGGTTCGGGTAGAGCGTTGTACACAGTTCGCATCGCGTACCATCGCAGCCCCGCGCGGTGCAATATTCGCGACCGTAGAAGATGATCTGCAGATGCAGCGTGTTCCAACTCGACTCGGGAAACAACGCCTTGAGATCGCGTTCGGTCTGTTGGACGTTTTTGCCATCGGTCAGTCCCCAGCGTTGGGCCAGGCGATGGATATGCGTATCGACGGGAAACGCGGGGTGCCCAAACGCTTGGCTCATCACCACGCTGGCCGTCTTGTGGCCAACGCCGGGCAACGATTCCAAACCTTCAAAAGTTTGCGGCACCTGGCCGTCGAATTCGTCGACCAAACGCTGGCTGAGCCCCGCGATCGCCGCGGCCTTCTTGGGAGCCAACCCCAGCGGTCGAATGATCTCGAGAATTGCATCGACCGATTGCTGTCGCATCTGTTCGGGCGTGTCAGCCAAATCGAATAACGCGGGCGTCACGCGGTTGACCATTTTGTCCGTGCACTGGGCACTCAACAGGACAGCGATCAACAGCGTGAACGGATCGCGATGGTCCAGCGGAATCGGCGTTTCGGGATAGAGTTCCGCCAGTCGCTTGAGAACGATCTCGGCGCGTTGTTGCTTGCGCATCAGGGCATGTCACCCTGAAACGGTGGCTCCTTACCCGAGATCTCCGCCAACGCGTTGGCTGCCGCTCGCTGTTCGGCGTCCTTCTTGCTGCGGCCCCAAGCGGGCGTTCGCAATTGGCCATCGACCAACACCGCAATCTGGAACTTCTTACTGTGATCCGGGCCGATGGCATTCAGCAAGCGATAGCAGGGTGTGGTGCTGAAATCGCGTTGCACCACCTGCTGCAGGTTCGATTTATGGTTCTCGTCGCCGCGACTGTCGATCCCTTCGGCAACCTCCTGCGCCAACCACTGATGCAACAGCTCGCGGACTTTATCGAACCCGCCGTCGAGATAGATCGCCGCGACGATCGATTCGAAGACATCGGAGGTCAACGATTTGGGAAAGCTGCGGTTTTTGCGAACTCCCTTGCCAACCAACAAACATCGATCCAAGCCCAACCGCTTGGCAACTTTGGAACATGTCTGGCGGCTGACGACGTTCGATTTGATCTTGGTCAATTCGCCTTCGTTCAGATCGGTCCGTTCGTGATACAGCCAATCGCAGACAACCGCCCCCAAGATCGCGTCTCCCAGGAACTCCATCCGCTCGTTCGATTTTAAGCGATGCGAAGCCCCCGACGCATGGGTCAAAGCTTCCAACAACAGATCGCGATCTTTAAAACGATGGCCCACGATCGATTCGCATAGATCCAACCGCTGTTGTGTGGTCAGTTCTTCATTGGCTGGCAGTTCGGCCGCCGACAGGGGTTGAACCGCAGCGACCTCGGCAGCGGCAGAACAATCCGCGGAAGGATCGATCCCCGTCGGGCGATCGCAACATTCGTCGCCGTCACTCGATGTCGCTGGCAAAATCGCCTTTTGATCCTGCTTGTTTGCAGGCAATTCATCATTCATAGCGCAAGGTTAGCCCTCAGGTGCCAAGTTGTTGGTCCAGTGAGAAACTAACCCGAGGCGTCAGCAAGGTGGGATTGCAATGCAAGCAATTCGCCTCAATGACGTTTCGGGTTGGAATCATCGCTGTTGCTCCTGCGGCGTCCTTTTTGGTACGCATTGCTGAACAACCGTGATCTCCCGATTCTAATCCCTTTGCCCGTCGTTGCATAAGGGATTGGTGTCGCCCGCTGTAAAATCCTGGGGACTACTGTCATGACCAGCCAAGATCCATCGAATCTAGAGCATTCCGATCCTGAAATCCGCCGCCAAACACTGCAGTCGATTATCGACGAGAGTCCCCGCTTAGCCGATTGGACGATTCAGTTGCTGCGCGCTTCGTGCGACCCGCATGCTTCGGTCAGCGAATTGGCGATCGCAACGCTCGAAGACATGGGCGCCCCCGACGCGTCGCAGGTTAGCGAGATCGTTGGTTTCGCTCAGCGGCCGGCTGACAGCGAAACGGTTTACTGGGCCACCACACTGATTGGCCGAATCGGTCCCGCCGCTGCCGATGCGGTGCCAACCCTGGCGGGCGTGCTGGCAAATTCGTCGTTCCTGCACGTACGCGAAAAGGCGGCCTGGGCACTGGGACAGATCGGTCCCGCAGCGATTGGTGCCACCGCCGTGCTGCAATCCGCGGCCGAACAAGGCCCGCCGCGACTGCAACGCCTCGCCGCCAAAGCATTGGCTGCGACCGCTAGCAGCGCCGCCGCTTAACGACCGTTCCCGATCCGCTCTTCTCAAGTTGCACAGCAGGCAAGGAGGCCTGACGTGGCCACCCGACGCAAGAAACTCACTAGTCTCCCCATCGGCCGATTCGCCGGGCCGCCGCTGACCATTGTCCTGTTCCTCGTCGTGGGTTACCTGGCGCTGACCGGAAGGCTGAGCTTCCTGACCGGAGGCGGAGATCAAACCGCATCGTCCGACACCGAAGCCTTCCCCGGCTTGGGCAGCCCGTTGCAACTGGCCTCCACCGGCGATGCGCAGGGCAAACCCAGCGAGACGTTGGCGATCGCGACCTTCAACATCCAGGTCTTTGGCGTTAAGAAGGCCGAAGATCTCGAGGTGATGCAATATCTGGCGTTGATCCTTCGCCAATTCGACGTGATCGCAGTCCAAGAGATCCGCAGCCTCGATCGCGCCCCGGTCGACCAATTGTTATCGCTAGTCAATTCGACCGGTGAACAATATCAAGTGGTGCTAAGCGAACGACTGGGCCGCACCGACAGCAAGGAACAATACGCCTACATTTGGGACAGCCGCCGGGTCGAGATGGTCGAAGGATCCAATTACCTGGTCAACGACGATGCCGACTTCATGCATCGCGAACCGTTTGTCGCCAGTTTCCGCGCGCTGCAAGCCGGGGCGGTCGGTGCCCAACCGTTCAGCTTTACGATGATCAACGTTCACACCGATCCCGATGAGACCGATCAAGAATTGAATGTCCTCGACGACGTGTTCCAAAGCGTGCGGGCTTACGAATTCTCCGAAGACGACTTTATCTTGGCTGGCGATCTGAATGTCGAAACGATTCAACTGGGCGAACTGGGCCAGATCCAAGGGGTCGAATCGGTCAACCGCGAACAAACCAACACCGCCGGCAGCCGATCGATCGACCATATCCTGATCGATCGCACCGTGACAACCGAGTTCCGCAGCGCTGGGGTGATCAATTACGAACGCGATTTGAAACTGCCCCGTGAACTAGCCGACCGAATCTCTGACCATCGCCCTGTGTGGGCCGTCTTCGACAGCAGCGAACACGCCCCGCGAGGCGTGATCGCAGCGGTTCCGGGCACGACGGCCCGCTAGATCGGCAATCGATCGCCGCCGGACTATTTCACCGACGGCTTACCAACCGACTTGGCGTCGGCAACCTGTTTCGCCGGGTCGGCCGCCGATTTGTCGATCGCGATAAATCGAAAGCCTTCGGCGAACTGATGGTCGCCACCACCAAATTGTTCCATCTGTTCATCGGCCAACGTAAAGATCGCTGCCGAACGGCGTCCGTCGTCGTTGGACAAGTGCAGATAGATCCACTGGACCGGGATCTTTTCGACCGAACCCTGGGCGACCACTCGCAACAGTCTCAGCTCTCCGCTGGTCACCTTCTCCTCGGCTTCCAAGAACTCGCCAAATCGGTCCCCTAGGGTCCGTTGAATGTCGTCTTGAAACGCTTCCAGCGTCAATTGATGACCCGCTTTCAGTTCGGGCATCGTGCGGACATCACACTGCGAAATCACGCGATCGTTGTCGATCATCCGCAACTGAGCGAAGCGGTCGTTGGCGTTGATCAGATGCCAATTGCGATCGCAGAAGACCGAAAACCCGCCCTGTGGACTGCGGATATCGATCAACAGTTTGTCCTCGCTTGGCTTGGTCGCCAAATCGATCGACGCACTGCTGTCGATCGCATTGGGCTTGGC
Above is a genomic segment from Rosistilla ulvae containing:
- a CDS encoding endonuclease/exonuclease/phosphatase family protein, which encodes MATRRKKLTSLPIGRFAGPPLTIVLFLVVGYLALTGRLSFLTGGGDQTASSDTEAFPGLGSPLQLASTGDAQGKPSETLAIATFNIQVFGVKKAEDLEVMQYLALILRQFDVIAVQEIRSLDRAPVDQLLSLVNSTGEQYQVVLSERLGRTDSKEQYAYIWDSRRVEMVEGSNYLVNDDADFMHREPFVASFRALQAGAVGAQPFSFTMINVHTDPDETDQELNVLDDVFQSVRAYEFSEDDFILAGDLNVETIQLGELGQIQGVESVNREQTNTAGSRSIDHILIDRTVTTEFRSAGVINYERDLKLPRELADRISDHRPVWAVFDSSEHAPRGVIAAVPGTTAR
- the nth gene encoding endonuclease III, with the protein product MRKQQRAEIVLKRLAELYPETPIPLDHRDPFTLLIAVLLSAQCTDKMVNRVTPALFDLADTPEQMRQQSVDAILEIIRPLGLAPKKAAAIAGLSQRLVDEFDGQVPQTFEGLESLPGVGHKTASVVMSQAFGHPAFPVDTHIHRLAQRWGLTDGKNVQQTERDLKALFPESSWNTLHLQIIFYGREYCTARGCDGTRCELCTTLYPNRRKPVETKKA
- a CDS encoding HEAT repeat domain-containing protein translates to MTSQDPSNLEHSDPEIRRQTLQSIIDESPRLADWTIQLLRASCDPHASVSELAIATLEDMGAPDASQVSEIVGFAQRPADSETVYWATTLIGRIGPAAADAVPTLAGVLANSSFLHVREKAAWALGQIGPAAIGATAVLQSAAEQGPPRLQRLAAKALAATASSAAA
- the rnc gene encoding ribonuclease III yields the protein MNDELPANKQDQKAILPATSSDGDECCDRPTGIDPSADCSAAAEVAAVQPLSAAELPANEELTTQQRLDLCESIVGHRFKDRDLLLEALTHASGASHRLKSNERMEFLGDAILGAVVCDWLYHERTDLNEGELTKIKSNVVSRQTCSKVAKRLGLDRCLLVGKGVRKNRSFPKSLTSDVFESIVAAIYLDGGFDKVRELLHQWLAQEVAEGIDSRGDENHKSNLQQVVQRDFSTTPCYRLLNAIGPDHSKKFQIAVLVDGQLRTPAWGRSKKDAEQRAAANALAEISGKEPPFQGDMP
- a CDS encoding PilZ domain-containing protein, whose product is MTRLINQTLDYSTMIATEEEQPQNRSESRLRRTLPVIVIPCDPAKDDESPDIQFGFTIDVSCYGLSVLLPQTVHLEEAVLLIGDPTHRKVMRGTCRYRKPLGMGTCQYGIQLDEVLKDHDYAPLLEYVAALESKSEQLLKHSTNFVSPDACATG